The following coding sequences are from one uncultured Bacteroides sp. window:
- the nfo gene encoding deoxyribonuclease IV, whose translation MKYIGAHVSASGGVESAPVNAQAIGATAFALFTKNQRQWVSKPLTDTNIALFKENCAKYGFQSEYILPHDSYLINLGHPEKEGLEKSRAAFLDEMQRCEQLGLKLLNFHPGSHLKKITPEECLTLIAESINIALDKTKGVTAVIENTAGQGTNLGNEFWQLKYIIDKVEDKSRVGVCLDTCHTFTAGYDFLSDYDQVFQDFEDQVGFKYLKGIHLNDSKKALGSRVDRHDSIGYGFIGNKFFEKMMRDPRFDNMPIILETPDETLWEKEISWLKSIV comes from the coding sequence ATGAAGTATATCGGAGCACACGTAAGCGCATCAGGAGGGGTAGAGTCTGCTCCTGTCAACGCACAAGCCATTGGGGCCACAGCTTTCGCCCTTTTTACAAAAAATCAGCGCCAATGGGTCAGTAAACCATTGACCGATACAAACATCGCTCTCTTTAAAGAGAATTGTGCTAAGTATGGCTTTCAGTCAGAATATATATTACCTCACGATAGCTATCTTATTAATCTGGGACATCCCGAGAAAGAAGGGTTAGAAAAGAGCAGAGCGGCTTTTCTTGATGAGATGCAGCGCTGCGAACAGTTAGGGCTAAAATTACTCAATTTCCACCCGGGTAGTCATTTAAAAAAGATCACTCCCGAAGAGTGCCTAACCCTTATAGCCGAGAGTATCAACATCGCATTAGATAAAACCAAAGGGGTAACCGCCGTAATAGAGAACACTGCCGGACAGGGAACCAATCTTGGTAATGAGTTTTGGCAGCTAAAATATATCATTGACAAAGTAGAAGACAAATCAAGAGTAGGTGTATGTCTGGATACTTGCCACACATTCACAGCTGGTTATGACTTCCTAAGTGATTACGATCAAGTATTTCAGGATTTTGAAGACCAAGTTGGTTTCAAATATTTAAAAGGAATCCATCTCAATGATTCAAAGAAAGCATTAGGCAGCCGAGTAGACCGACACGACAGCATTGGTTATGGATTTATTGGTAACAAGTTCTTTGAAAAAATGATGAGAGACCCACGCTTTGACAACATGCCTATAATCTTAGAAACCCCCGATGAAACACTTTGGGAGAAAGAGATCTCTTGGCTTAAGAGCATCGTTTAA
- a CDS encoding carboxypeptidase-like regulatory domain-containing protein, translated as MKAISFKTVKLLFVLVLLGSSFSLLADALPGFRTISGVVRDKSSRKKLEQVSVFIPGTGIGTVTNADGFFSIKIADSIQAKTLEVSHIGYFNYRMPIKKENIEDVRIYLMPNSLLLKEVIIEGAEPLRLVENAIKRIAVNNSPRANILTGFYRETIKKRRKYINISEAVLNIYKTPYTTKRVSGDRIQIYKGRKLLSPRLQDTLIVKLVGGPNLSIYLDVVKNPDLLLDLSSLFYYRFRMDKSVMINDRLHFVVNFEPQVTLPYALFYGKLYIDQQTLTFSRAELYTCMDDRNKVTQAILKKKPYKLRFKPEKISYLITYKEDNGVSYLNYIRTEFDFRCDWKRKLFSTKYAVVSEMVVTDKQQNEVAKIPWKLAFNEKHSLSDEVNAFYDPNFWEDYNIIEPTESLEKAVNKLKKNR; from the coding sequence ATGAAAGCAATATCTTTTAAAACAGTAAAGCTACTCTTTGTACTAGTACTATTGGGTAGTTCTTTCTCCTTGCTAGCTGATGCTCTTCCGGGTTTTAGAACTATTAGCGGGGTGGTAAGGGACAAAAGTTCCAGAAAGAAATTGGAACAGGTTAGTGTATTTATTCCCGGCACGGGGATTGGAACTGTTACAAATGCCGATGGCTTTTTTTCTATAAAGATTGCTGATAGCATTCAGGCGAAAACGCTGGAAGTTTCGCATATCGGCTATTTTAACTATCGGATGCCTATAAAAAAAGAAAATATTGAGGATGTGAGAATTTATCTTATGCCGAATTCTCTGTTGCTTAAAGAGGTGATAATAGAGGGTGCGGAGCCATTGAGACTGGTGGAAAATGCGATTAAAAGGATTGCGGTAAACAATAGTCCGAGGGCTAATATCCTGACGGGCTTCTATCGCGAGACGATAAAGAAACGAAGAAAATACATCAATATCTCTGAGGCTGTTCTTAATATCTATAAAACTCCTTATACCACTAAAAGAGTGTCAGGTGATCGTATACAAATTTATAAAGGACGCAAATTGCTTAGTCCGAGGCTACAAGATACGTTGATTGTAAAATTGGTGGGAGGCCCTAATCTGTCTATTTACTTGGATGTAGTTAAGAATCCTGATTTGCTTTTGGACTTGTCTTCTTTATTTTATTATCGTTTCCGGATGGATAAGTCGGTAATGATCAATGACCGTTTGCATTTTGTGGTCAATTTTGAGCCGCAGGTAACGTTGCCGTATGCTTTATTTTATGGGAAATTGTATATCGACCAACAAACGTTGACTTTCTCTCGTGCAGAGCTGTATACTTGTATGGACGATCGCAATAAAGTGACTCAGGCTATTTTAAAGAAGAAACCTTATAAGCTACGTTTTAAGCCGGAGAAGATCTCTTATTTAATTACTTATAAAGAAGATAATGGAGTGAGTTATCTGAATTATATTCGTACTGAATTTGATTTCAGATGTGACTGGAAACGGAAACTGTTCTCAACAAAGTATGCAGTAGTCTCTGAAATGGTGGTGACAGATAAGCAACAGAATGAAGTGGCAAAGATTCCTTGGAAATTGGCTTTTAATGAAAAGCACTCTCTATCGGATGAAGTGAATGCTTTCTATGATCCCAATTTTTGGGAAGATTATAACATTATAGAACCCACGGAATCTTTAGAAAAAGCTGTTAACAAGTTGAAAAAGAATCGATAA
- a CDS encoding RNA polymerase sigma-70 factor, whose protein sequence is MLDDLFVWTKIKEGDIKTFEQVFKLYYFSLCLYASGITGSKDAAEEIVQNLFYTLWKERDSLQIIRSVKSYLYGAVRNQALQYGEYNNVRERYRQSVLNAKGTLTDPNPEEQLENKELEELINRTLRKLPERRRQIFRMHRLEGLRYKEIADKLSLSVKTIEAEMTKTYRTLREEVEKYTCVL, encoded by the coding sequence ATGCTGGACGACTTATTTGTATGGACAAAAATAAAGGAGGGGGATATAAAGACTTTTGAGCAAGTCTTTAAGCTCTATTATTTTTCTCTTTGTTTATATGCATCCGGCATAACAGGAAGTAAAGATGCTGCCGAAGAGATTGTTCAGAATTTATTTTATACTCTTTGGAAAGAACGTGACAGTCTGCAAATAATCCGTTCAGTGAAATCTTATCTTTATGGTGCCGTCCGTAATCAGGCACTTCAGTATGGAGAATATAACAATGTACGTGAACGTTATCGCCAATCGGTTTTGAATGCGAAGGGTACGTTAACTGATCCGAATCCTGAAGAGCAATTGGAGAATAAAGAACTGGAAGAGTTGATAAACAGGACGTTGCGGAAACTGCCTGAAAGGCGTCGGCAAATATTCAGGATGCATCGCCTTGAAGGTTTAAGGTATAAAGAAATAGCCGATAAGCTTTCTCTGTCGGTAAAAACGATAGAGGCAGAAATGACTAAAACTTATCGGACATTGCGTGAGGAAGTGGAAAAATATACTTGTGTATTATGA